A genomic region of Streptomyces diastaticus subsp. diastaticus contains the following coding sequences:
- a CDS encoding DNA-3-methyladenine glycosylase I — translation MSETPTVPARPAAPAEGALPGPDGAPRCPWGLSAEDYLVYHDTEWGRPVHGDDALFERLCLEAFQSGLSWITILRRRESFRAAFAGFEISAVAEFTEADRGRLLADPGIIRNRAKVDATLANARLLADWPEGELDALIWSYAPKSAGPAPRTLADVPAVTDASTALAKELKKRGVRFIGPTTAYALMQACGLVDDHLADCVARGTAGR, via the coding sequence ATGAGCGAGACGCCGACCGTCCCGGCCCGGCCCGCGGCCCCCGCCGAGGGCGCACTGCCCGGCCCCGACGGTGCCCCGCGCTGCCCCTGGGGTCTGTCCGCCGAGGACTACCTCGTCTACCACGACACCGAGTGGGGCCGCCCCGTCCACGGGGACGACGCCCTGTTCGAACGGCTCTGCCTGGAGGCGTTCCAGTCGGGGCTCTCCTGGATCACCATCCTGCGCCGCCGGGAGTCCTTCCGGGCCGCCTTCGCCGGCTTCGAGATCTCCGCCGTCGCCGAGTTCACCGAGGCCGACCGGGGCCGGCTGCTGGCCGACCCCGGCATCATCCGCAACCGCGCCAAGGTCGACGCCACCCTCGCCAACGCCCGCCTCCTCGCCGACTGGCCCGAGGGCGAACTCGACGCGCTGATCTGGTCGTACGCCCCGAAGAGCGCGGGCCCGGCGCCGCGCACCCTCGCCGACGTGCCCGCCGTCACCGACGCCTCGACCGCGCTGGCCAAGGAGCTGAAGAAGCGCGGCGTCCGCTTCATCGGCCCGACCACCGCCTACGCGCTCATGCAGGCGTGCGGCCTGGTCGACGACCACCTCGCCGACTGCGTGGCCAGAGGAACGGCCGGCCGCTGA
- a CDS encoding DivIVA domain-containing protein: protein MVMFVFLVIALVVVVAAVTLAAVGGGSRPVLPEAEPETVADTFPEDRPLARADVDALRFPVVLRGYRMAEVDDALSRLGAELAERDARIAELESARAGDQAHAVGGPGLLAPPPEPDTGEEGPAGTPGEGERR, encoded by the coding sequence ATGGTCATGTTCGTGTTCCTGGTCATCGCGCTGGTCGTGGTGGTGGCGGCGGTGACGCTCGCCGCGGTGGGCGGCGGCTCGCGGCCCGTGCTGCCCGAGGCGGAACCCGAGACCGTCGCCGACACCTTCCCCGAGGACCGGCCGCTGGCCCGCGCCGACGTCGACGCGCTGCGCTTCCCCGTGGTGCTGCGCGGCTACCGGATGGCCGAGGTGGACGACGCGCTCAGCCGCCTCGGCGCCGAACTCGCCGAACGGGACGCCCGCATCGCCGAACTGGAGAGCGCCCGCGCCGGCGACCAGGCGCACGCCGTCGGCGGCCCCGGTCTCCTCGCGCCACCCCCCGAACCGGACACGGGCGAGGAGGGCCCCGCCGGTACGCCGGGCGAGGGGGAGCGGCGATGA
- the folP gene encoding dihydropteroate synthase → MLRLGRREFAPHEPVIMAIVNRTPDSFYDQGATFDDLPALERVDRAVAEGAAIVDIGGVKAGPGDEVDAEEEARRTVGFVARVRERHPEVVISVDTWRHDVGEAVCEAGADVLNDAWGGADPKLAEVAARHDVGLVCTHTGGARPRTRPHRVAYEDVVADILDVTTGLAERAVALGVRRDRVMIDPGHDFGKNTRHSLEATRRLGELAATGWPVLVSLSNKDFVGETLDRPVKERLLGTLATTAVSAWLGAQVYRVHEVAETRQVLDMVASIAGRREPAVARRGLA, encoded by the coding sequence ATGCTGCGTCTGGGACGGCGTGAGTTCGCGCCGCACGAGCCGGTGATCATGGCGATCGTCAACCGGACCCCCGACTCCTTCTACGACCAGGGGGCGACCTTCGACGACCTGCCGGCGCTGGAGCGGGTGGACCGGGCGGTCGCCGAGGGCGCCGCCATCGTGGACATCGGTGGTGTCAAGGCCGGTCCGGGCGACGAGGTGGACGCCGAGGAGGAGGCGCGCCGCACGGTCGGTTTCGTCGCCCGGGTCCGCGAGCGCCACCCCGAGGTGGTGATCAGCGTCGACACCTGGCGCCACGACGTCGGCGAGGCGGTCTGCGAGGCCGGCGCCGACGTGCTGAACGACGCCTGGGGCGGGGCCGACCCGAAACTCGCGGAGGTGGCCGCCCGCCACGACGTGGGTCTGGTCTGCACCCACACGGGCGGCGCGCGCCCGCGGACCCGGCCGCACCGGGTCGCGTACGAGGACGTGGTGGCCGACATCCTCGATGTGACCACCGGGCTCGCCGAGCGGGCGGTCGCGCTCGGGGTGCGCCGGGACCGCGTCATGATCGACCCGGGCCACGACTTCGGGAAGAACACCCGGCACAGCCTGGAGGCCACCCGCCGCCTCGGCGAACTGGCCGCCACCGGCTGGCCCGTCCTGGTCTCCCTCTCCAACAAGGACTTCGTCGGCGAGACCCTGGACCGCCCGGTCAAGGAGCGCCTGCTCGGGACCCTCGCGACCACGGCCGTCTCGGCCTGGCTGGGCGCGCAGGTCTACCGCGTCCACGAGGTGGCGGAGACCCGCCAGGTGCTCGACATGGTCGCCTCGATCGCGGGCCGCCGGGAGCCGGCGGTGGCGCGGCGGGGGCTGGCTTGA
- a CDS encoding arylamine N-acetyltransferase family protein, translated as MTSPSVDLGGVSSAAPARDLPSPTGHRPDRWSGALLDLDAYLARIGYEGPREPTLPVLRALQRAHTTGIPFENVHAALGRELPLDLPSVEARLVHGRRGGYCLEHAGLFAAAVERLGFHVTGLMGRISLGAAKVLPASHGLLAVRVPGEARTWLCDVGFGSGPLGPIELADGARAAYDGWRHRLERRPGTHGIDQWWLYQSAPGTEAVPGSWIDRLTFTLTAQYPVDYAVASHYVGSHPGSPFVRRLFVQRMTPALHHALDGLTHVTTRPDGTTTEREVAPDALDGTLREVFGLALAEEELRELAARRDTAPED; from the coding sequence ATGACCAGCCCGTCAGTCGACCTCGGGGGCGTGTCGAGCGCCGCCCCCGCCCGTGACCTGCCCAGCCCGACCGGCCACCGGCCCGACCGGTGGTCCGGCGCCCTGCTCGACCTCGACGCCTATCTGGCCCGGATCGGCTACGAGGGTCCGCGTGAGCCCACGCTCCCCGTGCTGCGGGCCCTCCAGCGCGCCCACACCACCGGCATCCCCTTCGAGAACGTGCACGCGGCCCTCGGCCGGGAGCTGCCGCTCGACCTGCCCTCCGTCGAGGCCCGGCTCGTCCACGGGAGGCGGGGCGGCTACTGCCTGGAGCACGCCGGCCTCTTCGCCGCCGCCGTGGAGCGCCTCGGGTTCCACGTCACCGGCCTGATGGGCCGGATCAGCCTCGGTGCGGCCAAGGTGCTGCCCGCCAGCCACGGCCTGCTCGCGGTGCGGGTTCCCGGCGAGGCCCGCACGTGGTTGTGCGACGTGGGCTTCGGTTCCGGTCCGCTCGGGCCCATCGAGCTGGCCGACGGGGCCCGTGCCGCGTACGACGGCTGGCGGCACCGGCTGGAGCGGCGGCCGGGCACCCACGGGATCGACCAGTGGTGGCTGTACCAGTCGGCACCCGGCACGGAGGCGGTCCCCGGCTCCTGGATCGACCGGCTCACCTTCACGCTCACCGCCCAGTACCCGGTCGACTACGCCGTCGCCAGCCACTACGTGGGCAGCCACCCGGGCTCCCCGTTCGTCCGGCGGCTCTTCGTCCAGCGCATGACCCCCGCGCTGCACCACGCCCTGGACGGCCTCACCCATGTCACCACCCGCCCCGACGGGACCACCACCGAGCGGGAGGTCGCGCCGGACGCCCTGGACGGGACGCTGCGCGAGGTGTTCGGGCTGGCCCTCGCCGAGGAGGAACTCCGCGAGCTGGCCGCCCGCCGGGACACGGCGCCGGAGGACTGA
- a CDS encoding TIGR00730 family Rossman fold protein, which yields MATPQAADVPEEQRLGPVVRRREQIQPGTTDQRLLDSKSDSSWVHTDPWRVMRIQSEFVEGFGALAELGSAISVFGSARTGPESFEYQTGVELGKALVEAGFAVITGGGPGAMEAANKGAREAGGVSVGLGIELPFEQGLNRHVDIGVNFRYFFVRKTMFVKYAQGFVVLPGGLGTLDELFEALTLVQTRKVTRFPIVLFGKEYWSGLVDWLRDTVVAQGKCAAKDLLLFHLTDDVEEAVALVTKETEPRRHPGSGPAVAIGS from the coding sequence ATGGCCACTCCACAAGCAGCGGATGTGCCCGAGGAGCAGCGGCTCGGCCCCGTCGTGCGGCGGCGCGAGCAGATCCAGCCCGGCACCACCGACCAGCGGCTGCTGGACAGCAAGAGCGACTCCAGCTGGGTGCACACCGACCCGTGGCGGGTCATGCGCATCCAGTCGGAGTTCGTGGAAGGGTTCGGCGCGCTCGCCGAACTCGGCAGCGCCATCAGCGTCTTCGGCTCGGCCCGCACCGGCCCGGAGTCCTTCGAGTACCAGACCGGCGTCGAGCTGGGCAAGGCCCTCGTGGAGGCCGGGTTCGCGGTCATCACCGGCGGCGGGCCCGGCGCCATGGAGGCGGCCAACAAGGGCGCCCGCGAGGCCGGCGGCGTCTCCGTGGGCCTCGGCATCGAGCTGCCCTTCGAGCAGGGCCTCAACCGGCACGTCGACATCGGCGTCAACTTCCGCTACTTCTTCGTCCGCAAGACGATGTTCGTGAAGTACGCGCAGGGGTTCGTGGTCCTGCCCGGCGGCCTCGGCACGCTGGACGAGCTGTTCGAGGCGCTGACGCTGGTGCAGACCCGCAAGGTGACACGGTTCCCGATCGTGCTGTTCGGCAAGGAGTACTGGAGCGGGCTGGTCGACTGGCTGCGGGACACCGTGGTCGCGCAGGGCAAGTGCGCCGCCAAGGACCTGCTGCTCTTCCACCTCACCGACGACGTCGAGGAGGCCGTCGCCCTGGTCACCAAGGAGACCGAGCCCCGCCGCCACCCCGGTTCGGGCCCGGCGGTCGCCATCGGCTCCTGA